A single genomic interval of Thermoanaerobacter uzonensis DSM 18761 harbors:
- the ffh gene encoding signal recognition particle protein, with protein MAFESLSERLQEIFKKLRGKGKLTEKDVKEAMREVKVALLEADVNFKVVKDFINSVTEKALGQEVMESLTPGQQVIKIVNDELIALMGSTQSRLNIGNKIPAVIMMVGLQGSGKTTACGKLANLLKKQGKNPLLVACDVVRPAAIKQLQVVGANVNVPVFTMGDKANPVDIAKASIDYARSHNSDVIIIDTAGRLHIDEELMEELVNIKKAVQPDEILLVVDAMTGQDAVNVASSFNERLDITGVILTKLDGDTRGGAALSIKAVTQKPIKYVGTGEKLTDLEPFYPDRMASRILGMGDVLTLIEKAQAAIDEKKAQELGQKLLTKQFTLEDFLEQLQSLKNMGPLDQLLSMIPGMNKNLFKNVDISEKDLKRIEAIIQSMTKEERQNPSIINGSRKKRIAKGSGTTIQQVNSLLKQFEETKKMMKKFADIDKDLKKGKMRLPFFR; from the coding sequence ATGGCTTTTGAAAGCCTATCTGAAAGGCTGCAGGAAATCTTTAAAAAGTTAAGAGGAAAAGGAAAACTCACAGAAAAAGATGTAAAAGAAGCTATGAGGGAAGTAAAAGTTGCACTTTTAGAAGCAGATGTCAACTTTAAGGTAGTAAAAGACTTTATAAACTCTGTTACAGAAAAAGCTTTGGGGCAAGAAGTGATGGAAAGCCTGACCCCGGGACAACAGGTGATAAAGATAGTCAATGATGAGCTTATAGCTCTTATGGGGTCTACACAAAGCCGGTTAAATATAGGGAATAAAATTCCTGCAGTTATAATGATGGTTGGACTTCAAGGCTCTGGAAAGACAACTGCTTGTGGAAAATTGGCAAACTTATTAAAGAAACAGGGGAAAAATCCCCTGCTAGTAGCTTGTGACGTCGTCAGACCAGCTGCCATAAAGCAGTTACAGGTTGTAGGAGCTAATGTAAATGTACCAGTTTTTACAATGGGGGATAAAGCAAACCCTGTTGATATTGCAAAAGCTTCTATTGATTATGCAAGGTCTCATAACTCTGACGTAATTATCATAGATACTGCGGGTAGACTTCACATAGATGAAGAATTGATGGAGGAACTTGTAAATATAAAAAAGGCAGTACAACCAGATGAAATTTTGTTAGTAGTAGATGCTATGACAGGTCAAGACGCAGTAAACGTAGCGTCTTCCTTTAATGAAAGGTTAGATATAACAGGAGTTATATTGACAAAATTGGATGGAGATACGAGAGGTGGAGCAGCCCTTTCTATTAAGGCTGTTACACAAAAACCTATAAAATATGTGGGCACAGGGGAAAAGCTGACAGATTTAGAGCCTTTTTATCCTGATAGAATGGCCTCTCGTATTTTGGGAATGGGAGATGTTTTGACTTTAATTGAAAAGGCCCAAGCAGCAATTGATGAGAAAAAGGCACAAGAGTTAGGGCAAAAGCTTTTAACAAAACAGTTTACACTGGAAGATTTCTTAGAACAATTGCAGAGTCTTAAAAATATGGGTCCTTTAGACCAACTTCTTAGTATGATTCCTGGAATGAACAAAAACCTGTTTAAAAATGTAGACATTTCAGAAAAAGACTTAAAGAGGATAGAAGCAATTATTCAATCTATGACTAAAGAAGAAAGACAAAACCCTTCTATTATAAATGGCAGTAGAAAGAAAAGAATAGCTAAAGGCAGCGGTACCACCATCCAACAGGTAAATAGCCTCTTAAAACAGTTTGAAGAAACTAAAAAGATGATGAAGAAATTTGCTGATATTGACAAAGACCTAAAGAAAGGTAAAATGAGGCTGCCTTTCTTTAGATGA
- the rpsP gene encoding 30S ribosomal protein S16, whose amino-acid sequence MAVRIRLKRFGAKKRPFYRIVVADSKSPRDGRFIDEIGYYNPIAQPAEIKIDVEKAKKWLGVGAQPSDTVKSLFKKEGIIGNSASQ is encoded by the coding sequence GTGGCAGTCAGAATAAGATTAAAAAGGTTTGGGGCTAAGAAAAGACCTTTTTACAGGATAGTAGTAGCAGATTCAAAGTCACCAAGAGATGGAAGATTTATTGATGAGATAGGATATTACAATCCTATAGCCCAGCCTGCTGAAATAAAAATAGATGTTGAAAAGGCTAAAAAGTGGCTTGGTGTTGGTGCCCAACCTTCAGATACTGTAAAGTCACTGTTTAAAAAAGAAGGTATAATTGGCAATAGTGCATCTCAATAA
- a CDS encoding KH domain-containing protein, giving the protein MGELVKTIAKALVDNPDAVEVNEIEGQQSVIIELKVAPEDMGKIIGKQGRIAQAIRTLVKAAALKEKKRVIVEII; this is encoded by the coding sequence ATGGGAGAATTGGTTAAAACTATAGCCAAGGCGTTAGTTGACAATCCTGATGCAGTAGAAGTTAATGAAATTGAAGGACAGCAATCTGTTATTATAGAGCTTAAAGTTGCTCCCGAAGATATGGGAAAGATAATTGGGAAACAGGGAAGGATTGCTCAAGCAATTCGTACATTGGTTAAAGCTGCTGCCTTAAAAGAAAAGAAACGTGTGATTGTTGAGATAATCTAG
- the rimM gene encoding ribosome maturation factor RimM (Essential for efficient processing of 16S rRNA): MADYYNVGKVTSAHGIKGEVKVYPLTNVPERFYDLEYVWIFDDQQRSHKYDIEYVKIISKGVCVKLKGIDTRGDAEKLKGAFLKVDSQNALELEENEYFIKDLLGMKVYTEEGSFLGTLVEVLKTGANDVYVIKTEKREILIPAIKEVVKKVDVDNKVMVVHLLEGL; the protein is encoded by the coding sequence ATGGCTGATTATTATAATGTAGGAAAAGTTACTTCTGCCCATGGCATTAAGGGCGAAGTTAAAGTATATCCTCTTACCAATGTTCCCGAAAGGTTTTATGACCTTGAGTATGTATGGATTTTTGATGACCAACAAAGGTCCCACAAATATGACATTGAATATGTAAAGATTATATCTAAAGGAGTTTGTGTAAAATTAAAAGGAATTGATACTAGAGGCGATGCAGAAAAATTAAAAGGGGCCTTTTTAAAAGTTGACTCTCAAAATGCTTTGGAGTTAGAAGAAAATGAATACTTCATCAAAGATTTACTCGGGATGAAGGTGTATACAGAAGAAGGAAGTTTTCTGGGTACATTGGTAGAGGTACTTAAGACAGGTGCAAATGATGTGTATGTAATAAAAACTGAGAAGAGGGAAATACTAATTCCTGCTATAAAAGAAGTGGTCAAAAAAGTTGATGTTGACAATAAAGTAATGGTGGTCCACCTTCTGGAGGGGCTATGA
- the trmD gene encoding tRNA (guanosine(37)-N1)-methyltransferase TrmD, with the protein MIFDVLTLFPEMFDSVLSYSILKRAIEKGKIKVNLINIRDFSKDKHKRVDDYPYGGGPGMVMMPQPLFDAIEFVKSLGNIPVYYLGPKGKIFNQEMAVKMSKLERIAFLCGHYEGIDERVYSAIDEEISLGDFILTGGEIAAMAIIDAVTRLIEGVLSHPQSAIEESFANNLLEYPQYTRPEFFRGMKVPEILLSGNHAEIAKWRRQKSLEITLLKRPDLLKKAVLTEEDKKFLREKGFDI; encoded by the coding sequence ATGATTTTTGATGTTTTAACCCTATTTCCTGAAATGTTTGATAGTGTTTTATCCTATAGTATATTGAAAAGGGCTATTGAAAAAGGAAAAATAAAAGTTAATTTGATAAATATAAGAGATTTTTCAAAGGATAAACACAAAAGAGTAGATGATTATCCTTATGGAGGCGGGCCAGGAATGGTAATGATGCCTCAGCCTCTCTTTGACGCAATTGAATTTGTAAAAAGTCTAGGAAATATCCCTGTATATTACCTTGGCCCTAAAGGTAAAATTTTTAATCAGGAAATGGCGGTTAAGATGTCTAAGTTAGAAAGAATAGCCTTTTTGTGTGGCCACTATGAAGGAATAGATGAAAGAGTCTATTCTGCCATCGATGAAGAAATTTCTTTAGGAGATTTTATATTGACAGGCGGAGAGATAGCCGCCATGGCTATCATTGACGCGGTAACAAGACTTATTGAAGGAGTACTTTCACACCCTCAAAGCGCTATAGAAGAATCCTTTGCTAATAATTTATTGGAGTATCCACAGTATACAAGGCCAGAATTTTTTAGAGGTATGAAGGTGCCAGAAATTTTGCTAAGTGGTAATCATGCCGAAATAGCTAAATGGCGAAGGCAAAAGTCTTTAGAGATAACTCTTTTAAAACGGCCTGATTTGCTTAAAAAGGCTGTGTTGACTGAAGAAGATAAAAAGTTTTTAAGAGAAAAAGGGTTTGACATTTAG
- the rplS gene encoding 50S ribosomal protein L19: MDLIKAVESQQMRKDLTPFNVGDTIRVHYKVIEGDRERIQPFEGIVIKKSGSGLKETFTVRRVSYGVGVERTFPLHSPRIEKIEVIRRGKVRRAKLYYLRKRVGKAATKIKELI, translated from the coding sequence ATGGACCTAATAAAAGCAGTTGAAAGTCAGCAGATGAGAAAAGACTTAACTCCTTTTAATGTAGGAGATACTATAAGGGTACATTATAAGGTTATTGAAGGGGATAGGGAAAGAATTCAGCCTTTTGAAGGGATAGTAATTAAAAAGAGTGGATCAGGTTTAAAAGAGACTTTCACTGTAAGACGTGTATCTTATGGCGTTGGAGTTGAAAGGACTTTTCCACTTCACTCTCCAAGAATTGAAAAGATAGAGGTTATAAGGAGAGGTAAAGTCAGAAGAGCAAAATTGTATTATTTGAGAAAGAGAGTAGGAAAAGCTGCTACAAAGATAAAGGAATTAATTTAA
- the ylqF gene encoding ribosome biogenesis GTPase YlqF — MIQWYPGHMAKSKKEIVSNIKLVDVVYEIVDARIPKSSRNPDIDDIVKNKKRIILLNKADLADDIITDLWIEYFKEREIEAVKVNSITGFGLKEINEVTNKVCQDILKKKKQKGMIPRLRGIIVGVPNVGKSTFINKLIGNKRAKTGDKPGVTKALHWIKTPYFDLLDTPGILWPKFDDKKVGIMLAITGAIKDEVLDIEEIALNLVAILKKYYPNYLMSRYKIDKIVDKDFELLKEIGKKRGCLLAGGEVDTLKTSHILLEDFRKGKLGRISLERP; from the coding sequence ATGATACAGTGGTATCCTGGCCATATGGCAAAATCTAAAAAGGAGATAGTTTCTAACATTAAGTTAGTGGATGTAGTATATGAAATAGTAGATGCGAGAATACCTAAAAGCAGCAGAAACCCAGATATTGATGACATTGTAAAAAATAAAAAAAGGATCATTCTTCTCAATAAAGCCGATTTGGCTGATGATATAATTACGGATTTATGGATAGAATATTTTAAGGAGAGAGAAATAGAAGCGGTAAAAGTTAATTCAATTACAGGATTTGGCCTTAAAGAGATAAATGAAGTAACTAACAAAGTTTGTCAAGATATTTTGAAGAAAAAAAAGCAAAAAGGAATGATTCCAAGGTTGAGAGGAATAATTGTAGGTGTTCCAAATGTCGGTAAATCTACTTTTATTAATAAATTAATTGGCAATAAAAGGGCGAAGACTGGCGATAAGCCGGGGGTGACAAAGGCTTTGCATTGGATAAAAACTCCTTATTTCGACCTTTTGGACACTCCTGGCATACTCTGGCCAAAATTTGACGATAAAAAAGTAGGAATTATGTTAGCAATTACTGGAGCTATAAAAGATGAAGTATTGGACATAGAAGAAATAGCATTAAACTTAGTAGCAATCTTAAAAAAGTATTATCCTAATTATTTGATGTCCCGCTATAAAATTGATAAAATAGTAGATAAGGATTTTGAACTTTTAAAAGAAATAGGTAAAAAAAGAGGTTGTTTACTTGCAGGGGGAGAAGTAGATACATTAAAAACTTCTCATATTTTGCTAGAGGATTTTCGAAAAGGGAAATTGGGGAGGATTTCTCTGGAAAGACCATAA
- a CDS encoding YifB family Mg chelatase-like AAA ATPase, with the protein MLSKVKSMAVLGINAYVVEVEVDLSTGIPSFDIVGLGDTEVKEARDRVRSAIKNSGFEFPLKKITVNLAPADTKKEGTAFDLPLAIGILKCTEEIKEEKKDIAFVGELSLDGSLRGVNGILPMVIGAKEKGISSIVVPYENAHEAAVVEGIKVYPMENLKEVIEFLNGDREIESFTLDINSFFDNVEYDIDFAEVKGQENAKRVLEIAAAGGHNVLMIGPPGAGKTMLARRFPTILPQLSFEEALEVTKIYSIAGLLPKGTPLITIRPFRAPHHTISTVALVGGGKYPKPGEVSLAHYGVLFLDEIPEFKKDAIEVLRQPLEDEVVTITRVNGSFSYPSKFILILSMNPCPCGYYGDDTHECHCSVNEIRRYQNKISGPLLDRIDLHVEVKPLKKDKYFEEETPSESSKEIRKRVIKAREMQLKRYKGTGIYFNSQLKGNMLKKYCKLDEDTKKFLNEAFEKFYLSARGYNKILKVARTIADLEGAENIKFEHVAEALQYRIVDSKYWYK; encoded by the coding sequence ATGCTTTCGAAAGTAAAAAGTATGGCAGTCTTGGGGATAAATGCCTATGTTGTAGAGGTGGAGGTAGATTTATCAACTGGAATTCCTTCTTTTGATATTGTGGGCTTGGGCGATACAGAAGTTAAGGAAGCAAGAGACAGAGTAAGGTCTGCTATTAAAAACAGTGGTTTTGAATTTCCCCTCAAAAAAATTACTGTAAATTTGGCACCAGCTGATACTAAAAAAGAGGGTACTGCTTTTGATTTGCCTTTGGCAATAGGAATTTTAAAATGCACAGAGGAGATAAAAGAGGAAAAGAAAGATATAGCCTTTGTAGGTGAACTTTCTTTGGACGGAAGCTTAAGAGGTGTAAATGGTATACTGCCAATGGTAATAGGGGCAAAGGAAAAAGGTATATCCTCTATTGTTGTTCCTTATGAAAATGCCCATGAGGCAGCAGTTGTTGAGGGGATAAAAGTATATCCCATGGAAAATTTAAAAGAAGTGATTGAATTTTTAAATGGAGATAGGGAAATAGAATCATTTACTTTAGATATTAATAGTTTTTTTGATAATGTAGAATACGATATAGATTTTGCTGAAGTAAAGGGACAAGAAAATGCGAAAAGGGTACTTGAGATTGCCGCTGCCGGAGGCCACAATGTGTTAATGATTGGCCCTCCTGGAGCGGGTAAAACTATGCTGGCAAGGCGTTTTCCTACTATTCTTCCTCAGTTAAGTTTTGAAGAGGCTTTAGAAGTAACCAAGATATACAGTATAGCAGGATTGCTTCCCAAAGGTACACCTCTTATCACTATTCGACCTTTTAGAGCTCCTCATCATACTATCTCTACAGTTGCTTTAGTTGGGGGAGGAAAATATCCTAAGCCTGGGGAAGTATCCCTTGCCCACTATGGAGTGTTATTTTTAGATGAGATTCCTGAATTTAAAAAAGATGCAATAGAAGTTTTAAGGCAGCCGTTAGAAGATGAAGTGGTTACAATTACCCGTGTAAATGGTAGCTTTAGTTATCCAAGTAAATTTATTTTAATTTTATCCATGAATCCTTGCCCTTGTGGCTATTATGGCGATGATACTCATGAGTGCCATTGTAGTGTAAATGAAATAAGAAGATACCAAAATAAAATTTCAGGACCTTTGTTAGATAGAATTGATTTACATGTGGAGGTAAAACCTCTTAAAAAAGATAAATATTTCGAAGAAGAAACGCCATCGGAAAGTTCTAAGGAAATTCGCAAACGAGTTATAAAAGCGCGAGAAATGCAACTTAAAAGGTATAAAGGTACTGGTATATACTTTAATTCACAATTAAAAGGGAATATGTTAAAAAAATATTGCAAACTTGATGAAGATACAAAAAAATTTTTAAATGAGGCTTTCGAGAAGTTTTATTTAAGTGCAAGAGGATATAATAAAATTTTAAAAGTTGCTCGTACAATTGCTGATTTAGAAGGTGCAGAAAATATTAAGTTTGAGCATGTAGCAGAAGCATTACAGTATAGAATAGTTGATAGCAAATATTGGTATAAATAA
- a CDS encoding YitT family protein: MEITSLFNRESIKNIFFILIGTLLSSIGINMFIVHAKLLSGGVSGIALIIQYLTKFPAGYTIFLLNIPLLILSYKKVNLRFTIFTIIGTVSLSLFLVLTYAIKNILHINDPLLLSLYGGVLNGLGMGIVFSNHGSTGGLDIISVIVKKKYDNFEIGHISFIVNFFIVAIGAIFFGLTSALYTLVSMYITSYMVDKTIKGFNRQKMVLVVTDKVEEVSKEIMTTLKRGVTLLHGEGAYTKENKKVLYSIVSLTQLPQLKLIVHQIDENAFISILDVAEVHGKGFMRELF; encoded by the coding sequence TTGGAGATAACAAGTCTTTTTAATAGGGAAAGTATAAAAAATATTTTCTTTATTCTTATAGGGACTCTACTATCTTCCATTGGTATTAACATGTTTATTGTTCATGCTAAACTTTTAAGTGGAGGAGTCTCTGGTATTGCACTTATTATACAGTATTTAACCAAGTTTCCTGCAGGATACACTATATTTTTGCTAAACATCCCACTTTTAATTTTGAGCTATAAAAAAGTAAATTTAAGGTTTACAATTTTTACTATTATAGGTACTGTATCACTTTCTTTGTTTTTGGTACTTACTTATGCGATAAAGAATATATTACATATAAATGATCCATTACTTTTGAGTTTATACGGCGGAGTGTTAAATGGTTTAGGTATGGGAATAGTTTTTAGCAATCACGGGTCAACTGGCGGTTTAGATATAATTTCTGTAATTGTAAAAAAGAAATATGATAATTTTGAAATTGGGCATATTTCTTTTATTGTTAACTTTTTTATCGTAGCCATTGGAGCTATATTTTTTGGTTTGACTAGTGCTCTTTACACTCTTGTCTCAATGTACATTACTTCCTACATGGTGGATAAAACTATAAAAGGTTTTAATAGACAAAAAATGGTGCTGGTGGTTACTGATAAAGTAGAAGAAGTGAGCAAAGAAATAATGACTACATTAAAAAGAGGGGTTACTTTGCTTCATGGAGAGGGTGCTTATACCAAAGAGAACAAAAAGGTTTTATATTCCATTGTGTCTTTAACACAGCTTCCACAGCTCAAACTTATTGTACACCAAATAGATGAAAATGCTTTCATCTCTATATTAGATGTAGCCGAAGTTCATGGAAAAGGATTTATGAGGGAATTATTTTAA
- the trpS gene encoding tryptophan--tRNA ligase — protein sequence MKRVFSGVQPSGDIHIGNYLGAMRQFVALQDDYECFFCAVDLHALTVPQDPKVLKEKTIELAALYLAIGLNPKKVTIFIQSHVPAHSELAWLLQCITYFGELSRMTQFKDKSKGKESISVGLFTYPDLMAADILLYNTHYVPVGEDQKQHLELTRDIAQRFNNRFGETFVVPEPMILKFGARIMSLTDPTKKMSKSDSDPNNRINLLDEPSVIKKKIMRAVTDSETEIRLDWENKPGVSNLLTIYSLFTGMEIEEVVNKFKGQGYGTLKKELAEVVIDKLTVIQKNYKDLSRDYVLKVLKEGAERAQAVAEKTLKEVKEKMGLILKD from the coding sequence TTGAAAAGAGTTTTTTCAGGAGTACAACCCTCTGGAGACATTCACATAGGTAATTACTTGGGAGCAATGAGGCAATTTGTTGCGCTACAAGATGATTATGAATGCTTTTTTTGTGCCGTTGATTTACATGCTTTAACAGTTCCTCAAGACCCTAAAGTTTTAAAGGAAAAAACTATTGAATTGGCAGCACTTTACCTTGCAATAGGTTTAAATCCTAAAAAAGTTACCATTTTTATTCAGTCTCACGTTCCTGCCCATTCAGAATTGGCATGGTTGCTACAATGTATAACCTATTTTGGTGAATTGAGCAGGATGACACAATTTAAGGATAAAAGCAAAGGAAAGGAATCTATTTCAGTTGGACTTTTTACATACCCTGATTTAATGGCAGCAGATATACTTTTATATAATACCCATTATGTTCCTGTAGGAGAAGACCAAAAGCAGCACTTAGAACTGACAAGGGACATTGCGCAGCGCTTTAATAACAGATTTGGTGAAACTTTTGTTGTGCCCGAGCCTATGATATTAAAATTTGGTGCGAGGATAATGAGTCTTACTGACCCTACTAAAAAGATGAGTAAAAGTGACAGTGACCCAAATAACAGAATCAATCTTTTGGATGAGCCTTCTGTAATCAAAAAGAAAATAATGAGAGCCGTGACTGATTCTGAGACTGAAATAAGGCTTGATTGGGAAAACAAACCGGGTGTTAGCAATCTTTTGACTATTTATAGTTTATTTACAGGTATGGAAATAGAAGAAGTTGTAAATAAATTTAAAGGACAGGGTTATGGCACTTTAAAGAAAGAATTAGCAGAGGTTGTAATAGATAAATTGACTGTTATACAAAAAAATTATAAAGACCTCAGTAGAGATTATGTTTTGAAGGTTTTAAAGGAAGGGGCAGAAAGAGCTCAAGCTGTTGCTGAAAAAACTTTGAAAGAAGTAAAAGAAAAGATGGGATTGATATTAAAAGATTAA
- a CDS encoding YraN family protein: protein MNKKTIGSLGEKIAAQYLLKSGYKILEKNFKCKIGEIDIIALFKKEIVFVEVKTRTSTSFGTGSEAVNFHKQQRILKIAQLYLASTEKFRNFQPRFDVIEVYLNPDTLAFEKLSHFPNAFLIF, encoded by the coding sequence TTGAACAAAAAAACAATAGGCAGCTTAGGAGAAAAAATAGCTGCCCAATATCTATTAAAATCAGGTTATAAAATTTTAGAGAAAAATTTTAAATGCAAAATTGGGGAAATAGATATAATAGCTCTATTCAAAAAAGAAATAGTTTTTGTAGAGGTAAAAACAAGAACCTCTACCTCTTTTGGGACTGGAAGTGAAGCTGTAAATTTTCATAAACAACAAAGAATATTGAAAATTGCCCAGTTGTACTTGGCTTCAACAGAAAAATTTCGAAATTTTCAGCCTCGTTTTGACGTGATTGAGGTTTATTTAAATCCTGATACATTAGCCTTTGAAAAACTAAGTCATTTCCCAAACGCCTTTTTAATCTTTTAA
- a CDS encoding ribonuclease HII — MSNLYNLRQLKNYLYQNPSCDFQSLSLNEAAKKWLEKEIERINNLKYYENQLYQLNLNFIAGVDEAGRGPLVGPVVAACVILPKEVFIPEINDSKKLSEKKRKVLSEVIKKVAISYAIGIVDCEEIDKINILNATYKAMQIAISKIQQKIDYLLVDAITVPQIEINQKAIVKGDSKSISIAAASILAKVERDKMMKEYHKIYPQYNFEKNKGYGTKEHIEALKKYGPCPIHRKTFIEKILKG, encoded by the coding sequence ATGTCAAACTTATACAACCTACGCCAACTAAAAAACTATTTATACCAAAATCCCTCTTGTGACTTTCAATCTCTCAGCTTAAATGAAGCAGCTAAAAAGTGGCTTGAAAAAGAAATAGAAAGAATAAATAACCTAAAATACTATGAAAACCAATTATATCAATTAAATTTAAACTTCATCGCTGGAGTAGACGAGGCGGGAAGAGGTCCTTTAGTAGGACCAGTAGTTGCCGCCTGTGTAATACTTCCTAAAGAAGTTTTCATCCCTGAGATAAATGACTCGAAAAAACTATCTGAAAAAAAAAGAAAAGTATTGTCAGAGGTAATAAAAAAAGTAGCTATCTCGTATGCCATTGGAATAGTTGATTGCGAAGAAATTGATAAAATAAACATATTAAATGCTACCTACAAAGCCATGCAGATTGCTATTTCAAAAATACAACAAAAAATTGATTACCTTTTAGTAGATGCTATTACCGTTCCTCAAATAGAGATAAATCAAAAAGCGATAGTAAAAGGAGATTCAAAAAGTATTTCTATAGCTGCCGCCTCTATATTGGCAAAGGTTGAAAGAGATAAAATGATGAAAGAATATCACAAAATCTATCCTCAGTATAATTTTGAAAAAAACAAAGGTTATGGTACAAAAGAACATATTGAAGCTTTAAAAAAATACGGTCCCTGTCCTATCCACAGAAAGACTTTCATTGAAAAAATTCTGAAAGGATGA
- the dprA gene encoding DNA-processing protein DprA: MEREKIFKIWLSTVKGIGYKSFVQLMEFFKTAEEVYKAKEFDIFKAIGNRKLVQNIIEAQKLNPFDYIERLQNLKISVYTLEEEKYPKELKNIYDPPPVLYLKGNINLKDNLCIAMVGSRNATFYGKQVAQKLAYELSERGITVVSGMARGIDSFSHIGALKERGKTIAVLGNGINIVYPRENKKLMEQISEEGLLVSEIPLDAPPLPQNFPLRNRIISGLSLGVVVIEAGIKSGSLLTAQFALEQGREVFAVPGNITSAYSRGTNELIKQGAKIVIGVEDILEEFNLREDVQQKIEENLMSSLTEEEKEVYDFICEAPRDIEEIAGYVKIKISKVNAILSSLMLKGMIEKLPGNKYEKKIF; the protein is encoded by the coding sequence ATGGAAAGAGAAAAGATTTTTAAAATATGGCTAAGTACTGTCAAAGGAATAGGGTATAAAAGTTTTGTTCAATTGATGGAATTTTTCAAAACTGCGGAAGAAGTGTATAAAGCAAAAGAATTTGATATTTTTAAAGCAATAGGAAATAGAAAATTAGTACAAAATATAATAGAAGCTCAGAAGTTGAACCCTTTTGACTATATAGAAAGATTGCAAAATTTAAAAATAAGTGTATATACATTAGAAGAGGAGAAATATCCGAAAGAATTAAAAAATATTTATGACCCACCTCCTGTTTTATATTTGAAGGGGAACATAAATTTAAAAGATAATTTGTGCATTGCCATGGTGGGCTCAAGAAATGCTACTTTTTATGGAAAACAAGTGGCACAAAAATTGGCATATGAGCTGTCAGAAAGAGGCATAACAGTTGTAAGTGGCATGGCAAGAGGAATTGATAGTTTTTCTCATATAGGAGCGTTGAAGGAAAGAGGAAAAACTATTGCTGTTTTGGGAAATGGCATAAACATAGTTTATCCAAGAGAAAATAAAAAATTGATGGAGCAAATTAGTGAAGAGGGATTGCTGGTTTCAGAGATTCCTCTTGATGCTCCTCCGCTGCCACAAAATTTTCCTCTGAGAAATAGAATCATAAGTGGGTTATCTCTTGGGGTAGTTGTGATAGAAGCAGGAATAAAAAGTGGATCTTTATTGACGGCTCAATTTGCTTTAGAACAAGGAAGAGAGGTTTTTGCAGTACCTGGGAATATAACGAGTGCTTATAGCAGAGGAACAAATGAGCTCATAAAACAAGGTGCGAAAATTGTGATTGGTGTTGAGGATATTTTAGAAGAATTTAATTTAAGAGAGGATGTACAACAAAAGATTGAGGAAAATCTTATGTCTTCTCTGACGGAGGAAGAAAAAGAAGTGTACGATTTTATTTGTGAAGCTCCAAGAGATATAGAAGAAATAGCAGGCTATGTAAAAATAAAAATCTCAAAAGTTAATGCAATTTTATCTTCTTTAATGTTAAAAGGTATGATTGAAAAACTTCCTGGCAATAAATATGAGAAAAAAATATTTTGA